The sequence GACGACGCCAAGCATTCTCGTCTTCAGTGTCATCGTCGCGATCCCTTGCGAAAAAGGCGCGTGGAAGGGGACTTAAGTCGAGGACTGCCCTTCGCCCGACCTTGACCGCGGCTCGCGTGACCATGTCAGCTTCAATCGAGCACACTCGATTGTCAAGACTTCCGGAAACCTTTCGCCGCAACGGTTCCGGCGGTCACCTGCACAGCAATGGGCATCGGCGGGCATGATCAGCAAGGATGGGTCGCGATAAATTATCGGGACGTTTTCGGAACCTGCCAGGCCGTTGGGACGCACGGCACGCGGGAGGCCCGACCGGATGGCCGAGCCGCGCCTCACCGCCGCTCAGTAGATGTCCCGCCCTCGTTCGTCCGGCACCCCGGACTTGCGGAAGAAGTACGTGTTGATCTGATCGCGCCACTCGGTGGCGCAGCGCACCTGCTCGTCGAGGCGCTCGGCGACACGCTCGCAGACGCTCGGGTCGATCATGCCGGTCAACGCCTGCCACCTCCGACGCATCGCCATCACCTCCTCGACCCCCGCGAAATGGGTGTCGTAGATGTGCTGGATGACTGTCGAGCCGCTGTGCAGCACATGCCCGTACGGCACGTGGTGGAAGAAGAGCAGCAGTTCGTCGGGGCAGCTCTCGGGTGACTCGTACACCTCGGCCCAGTACGGCGGGTACTGGCCGGCGAAGCCGGTGCCCGACGCGCGGCTGCGGTCCACGCCGACGCCGTCCCGGTCGGCGAAGTGGTAGGTGCCCCACCGGGTGTACTCGTACCCGTCGACGCCGGGGCCGTAGTGGTCGCCGGGGTTGACCATGAAGCCGACGCCCAGCGGGGCGGTGTAGCGCTCGTAGGTGCGCCACGAGTCGTCCATGATCTCGTGCAGGGTCCGCCGCACCAGCTCCGCGTCGGCGGTCGCCGACGGCGGAAAGGTCAGCGTGATCCACTCGTCGAGGATCGCCGTCGGATCCCGCCGAGGGTCCCAGGCAAGCCGGCCGAACGTGTACAGATTGGCCTGCGCCAACGGATGCCCGGTCCAGAACAGGTCGTCACCGACGTTGGCGACCGCGACCAGCCCGCCGCCCGCCGCCGCCTCCCCCGCGACCACGTCGGCGATCGTCCGTCCGCCCGGACCCCAGGGAGCGAAGCGCAGCACCTCGCTCCACCACGGGCCGAGGTGGCAGACGTGCCGCTGTTGGCCCGTGTACTCCTGCGTGACCTGCAACTCCACCGCCAGGCGGGTCGCCGGCATCGCGGCGAGCACCGGCGAGACCGGCTCGCGCGCCTGGAAGTCCACCGGGCCGAACTTCACCTGGACGACCACGTTCGTGCGGAACCGCCCGTCGAGCGGGGCGAAGTGGTCGTACGCGGCCCGGGCCCGGTCGGTGGACCGGTCCCGCCAGTCCTGGTGGTGGTTGTAGACGAACGCCCGCCAGTGCACCACTCCCCCGTGCGGGGCGAGCGCCTCAGCCAGCAGGTTGGCCCCGTCGGCGTGGTCCCGGCCGTAGGTGAACGGGCCAGGTTGCCCCTCCGAGTCGGCCTTCACCAGGTAACCGCCGAAGTCCGGAATGCGGTCGTACACCCGCCGGGTGGTCGCGGCCCACCAGGCCCGCACCGTCTCGTCCAGGGGGTCGGCGGTCGGCAGGCCACCGAGGACCACCGGCGCGGCGAAGCTGACCGACAGGTGCACCCGGATGCCGTACGGGCGCAGCGCGTCGGCGATCTCGGCCACGTCGCCGAGCCGTTCGGTGAGCAGCAGCGCCTCCGTGCGGGCCACGTTGACGTTGTTCACCGAGATCGCGTTGACCCCGCAGGCAGCCAGCAGCCGCCCGTACTCCCGCACCCGGGCCAGGTCGCCGCGCGGACGGCCGTCGCGCCAGAAGATCGAGCCGCCCGCGTACCCCCGTTCGACCTGGCCCATCACCGGGTGCACGGCCACGTTGTCCCAGTGGTTCAGCATGCGTCGGCGCAGCGCCGGGCGGTGCCGCTCCGGGGGTCGGGCCGGGTCGAAGGCCGCCGCGCAGAGCCGGACCACGTGGAAGAGCCCGTACAGCAGGCCGGCGGGCGCGTCGGCCAGCAACACTGTCACGTCACCGGCCTGCGCCAACACGAAACCCTCGTCGCCGAGCGTCCCGCCGCCGCCCAGCTCGACCAGCGCCGCCTCGCCGGCGGCACGCGCCGCCTCCACCGCCGGGTTGGGCAGCTCGGCGGCGTCGCGCAGGGCGAGCACCAGGTCGACGTCGACGTCCCAGGACGGGGAGTGCCACACCCGCCCGCCGTAACGCGCGCAGGCGCGCGAGACCTCGGTGAGGACGGTGTCGACGAGCAACCCCTCGCCGTGCAGGAGGATGCGGCGCGAGCCGAGCGACCGGAACGCC comes from Micromonospora vinacea and encodes:
- a CDS encoding alpha-glucuronidase; this encodes MNAEESVELEQLMFVEEPIDGDEPRVHPAWLPPEAFRSLGSRRILLHGEGLLVDTVLTEVSRACARYGGRVWHSPSWDVDVDLVLALRDAAELPNPAVEAARAAGEAALVELGGGGTLGDEGFVLAQAGDVTVLLADAPAGLLYGLFHVVRLCAAAFDPARPPERHRPALRRRMLNHWDNVAVHPVMGQVERGYAGGSIFWRDGRPRGDLARVREYGRLLAACGVNAISVNNVNVARTEALLLTERLGDVAEIADALRPYGIRVHLSVSFAAPVVLGGLPTADPLDETVRAWWAATTRRVYDRIPDFGGYLVKADSEGQPGPFTYGRDHADGANLLAEALAPHGGVVHWRAFVYNHHQDWRDRSTDRARAAYDHFAPLDGRFRTNVVVQVKFGPVDFQAREPVSPVLAAMPATRLAVELQVTQEYTGQQRHVCHLGPWWSEVLRFAPWGPGGRTIADVVAGEAAAGGGLVAVANVGDDLFWTGHPLAQANLYTFGRLAWDPRRDPTAILDEWITLTFPPSATADAELVRRTLHEIMDDSWRTYERYTAPLGVGFMVNPGDHYGPGVDGYEYTRWGTYHFADRDGVGVDRSRASGTGFAGQYPPYWAEVYESPESCPDELLLFFHHVPYGHVLHSGSTVIQHIYDTHFAGVEEVMAMRRRWQALTGMIDPSVCERVAERLDEQVRCATEWRDQINTYFFRKSGVPDERGRDIY